One stretch of Passer domesticus isolate bPasDom1 chromosome 2, bPasDom1.hap1, whole genome shotgun sequence DNA includes these proteins:
- the LOC135294568 gene encoding proline-rich protein HaeIII subfamily 1-like isoform X1 gives MPRSVAGAPGGPRASRAAGRPRRAASERCAPASPPVPRSRLTASGGAAGPPRFLPPPPHRTVGPRRRGAPGSGSSGQVPPSVGPHCSRPELRPPRAAPSPAACAGLTAPDRVSGTQRLNSRSVPPPTSSAS, from the coding sequence ATGCCCCGCAGCGTGGCCGGCGCGCCCGGCGGTCCCAGGGCATCGCGGGCTGCCGggcggccgcgccgggccgCGTCAGAGCGCTGCGCGCCCGCCAGCCCGCCCGTCCCCCGCAGCCGCCTAACCGCTTccgggggcgcggcggggccgccccgcttCCTGCCGCCCCCTCCGCACCGCACAGTCGGCCCcaggcgccgtggagccccgggcagcggcagctccgGCCAGGTCCCGCCGAGCGTGGGGCCCCACTGCTCCCGCCCCGAGCTCCGCCCGCCCCGAGCCGCGCCCTCCCCGGCTGCCTGCGCGGGACTCACGGCTCCAGACCGTGTCTCCGGGACCCAGCGCCTGAATTCCCGGTCTGTTCCACCTCCGACCTCTTCTGCGAGCTAG
- the LOC135294568 gene encoding proline-rich protein HaeIII subfamily 1-like isoform X2 codes for MPRSVAGAPGGPRASRAAGRPRRAASERCAPASPPVPRSRLTASGGAAGPPRFLPPPPHRTVGPRRRGAPGSGSSGQVPPSVGPHCSRPELRPPRAAPSPAACAGLTAPDRVSGTQRLNSRGASDVNRTLR; via the exons ATGCCCCGCAGCGTGGCCGGCGCGCCCGGCGGTCCCAGGGCATCGCGGGCTGCCGggcggccgcgccgggccgCGTCAGAGCGCTGCGCGCCCGCCAGCCCGCCCGTCCCCCGCAGCCGCCTAACCGCTTccgggggcgcggcggggccgccccgcttCCTGCCGCCCCCTCCGCACCGCACAGTCGGCCCcaggcgccgtggagccccgggcagcggcagctccgGCCAGGTCCCGCCGAGCGTGGGGCCCCACTGCTCCCGCCCCGAGCTCCGCCCGCCCCGAGCCGCGCCCTCCCCGGCTGCCTGCGCGGGACTCACGGCTCCAGACCGTGTCTCCGGGACCCAGCGCCTGAATTCCCG GGGAGCCTCAGATGTCAACAGAACCTTGAGGTGA